One Rosa chinensis cultivar Old Blush chromosome 3, RchiOBHm-V2, whole genome shotgun sequence DNA window includes the following coding sequences:
- the LOC112193633 gene encoding L-type lectin-domain containing receptor kinase IV.1 produces the protein MFVKLSALLVLLVLLAPAEAQDLNFIYNDGFSSRSGLNLSLDGIAEITPKGLLKLTNRTKERTDRTGHAFYPNPVTFKNSENDSAFSFSTTFIFAIQSEYTTFSGHGMAFFIAPTKGLPGATSSQYLSLFNVSNNGNFSNHVFAVELDTIQNAEFSDINDNHVGIDINGLRSVKAAPAGYFDGQYFKNLTLISGKEMRVWVEYDGTKKQIEVTMAPIAVATKPPTPLLFLKYDLTPILKKTMYVGFSASTGPFLTSHYAVGWSFRMNGQAQDLIASKLPKLPSIAGKKRSMLFTFGVPLISVSLVLLVVSGMLYVISRKRKFAEVLEDWELEYGPQRFKYKELYIATKGFREKELLGTGGFGKVYRGLLPSSKIEIAVKRVSHESTQGTKEFVAEIVSIGRLRHRNLVQLLGYCRRKGELLLVYDYMPNGSLDKCLFDQPEVTLNWSQRFKVIKGVASGLFYLHEEWEQVVIHRDVKASNVLLDGELNGRLGDFGLARLYDHGTDPQTTQIVGTLGYLAPEYTRTGRATTSTDVFAFGAFLLEVACGKRPIKTQGPEDMILVAWVFSCWNRGNILEARDQSLGTDFVAEEVELVLKLGLLCYNLEPVARPSMRQVVQYLAGDVALPEVSLPGFSSNGLTIGHREGFDDYAKSYQSSLGNKFSHSSYVPESALLSGGR, from the exons ATGTTTGTCAAGCTTTCTGCTCTCCTAGTACTACTAGTACTTCTGGCACCCGCAGAAGCCCAAGACCTCAATTTCATCTACAATGATGGTTTCTCTAGCCGTTCTGGTCTTAATCTAAGTCTAGACGGCATAGCAGAGATCACACCAAAAGGTCTCTTGAAGCTTACGAACCGCACCAAAGAGAGAACTGACAGAACTGGTCATGCCTTCTACCCTAACCCGGTAACCTTCAAAAACTCAGAGAACGACTCCGCTTTCTCCTTCTCCACCACCTTTATCTTTGCCATCCAATCAGAGTACACTACTTTCAGCGGCCATGGAATGGCCTTTTTCATCGCTCCGACGAAAGGCCTCCCCGGAGCTACGTCGAGCCAGTACCTGAGCCTGTTCAACGTCTCCAACAATGGGAATTTCAGCAATCATGTTTTTGCTGTGGAGCTTGACACTATCCAGAACGCGGAATTCAGTGACATCAATGATAACCATGTTGGGATAGACATCAATGGCTTGCGCTCTGTCAAAGCTGCTCCAGCTGGTTATTTTGATGGTCAGTACTTCAAGAACCTGACTCTTATCAGTGGTAAAGAAATGAGAGTTTGGGTTGAATATGATGGTACCAAGAAGCAAATTGAAGTTACTATGGCTCCAATTGCTGTTGCAACTAAACCCCCAACTCcacttttgtttttgaaatatGACCTTACCCCAATTCTAAAAAAAACCATGTATGTTGGCTTTTCCGCTTCAACTGGTCCGTTCCTCACATCCCATTATGCAGTGGGTTGGAGCTTTAGGATGAATGGCCAAGCTCAAGACCTTATAGCTTCCAAACTTCCCAAGTTGCCTAGCATTGCAGGTAAAAAGAGGTCCATGCTTTTCACCTTTGGTGTGCCTCTGATTTCAGTGAGTTTGGTTTTGCTGGTGGTTTCGGGGATGCTTTATGTCATAAGTAGGAAGAGGAAGTTTGCAGAAGTGCTTGAAGATTGGGAGCTAGAGTATGGTCCTCAGAGGTTTAAATACAAAGAATTGTATATAGCCACCAAAGGGTTTAGGGAAAAGGAGCTTTTGGGAACTGGGGGATTTGGTAAAGTTTATAGAGGTTTATTACCCTCCTCTAAAATTGAGATTGCAGTGAAGAGGGTATCACATGAATCAACACAGGGGACGAAGGAATTTGTAGCAGAAATTGTTAGTATTGGCCGGCTTCGTCACCGGAATTTAGTACAACTGTTGGGATATTGCAG ACGAAAAGGGGAGCTGCTTTTGGTCTATGACTACATGCCTAATGGAAGCTTGGACAAATGCCTCTTTGATCAACCTGAGGTGACCCTTAATTGGAGCCAGAGGTTTAAAGTCATCAAAGGTGTGGCTTCAGGGCTGTTCTATCTTCATGAAGAATGGGAACAGGTTGTGATTCATAGAGATGTGAAGGCCAGTAATGTGTTGCTAGATGGGGAATTGAATGGAAGGCTAGGGGATTTCGGGCTTGCAAGATTATACGACCATGGAACAGACCCTCAAACTACTCAGATAGTTGGAACACTCGGGTACCTAGCTCCAGAGTACACAAGAACAGGTCGGGCCACCACGAGCACCGACGTGTTTGCTTTTGGGGCATTTTTGCTCGAAGTTGCTTGCGGAAAAAGGCCAATTAAGACACAGGGTCCAGaagatatgattttggttgcttGGGTGTTTTCTTGTTGGAATAGAGGTAACATCCTAGAGGCAAGAGATCAAAGCCTTGGTACGGATTTTGTGGCCGAGGAAGTGGAGTTGGTGTTGAAGCTAGGGCTTTTGTGCTATAATTTGGAGCCAGTGGCAAGGCCAAGCATGCGACAAGTTGTTCAGTACTTGGCCGGTGATGTTGCTTTGCCGGAAGTGTCACTTCCCGGGTTTTCTTCTAATGGATTAACGATTGGACACCGTGAAGGTTTTGATGACTATGCTAAGTCGTATCAGTCTTCTTTAGGCAATAAGTTCTCCCATTCATCATATGTTCCAGAGTCGGCACTACTTTCAGGTGGTCGTTGA
- the LOC112192994 gene encoding transport inhibitor response 1-like protein Os04g0395600, with the protein MISDESLELIAKYFKNFNLFVLSSCDGFGTDGLASIAANCRFISLLLPSVEINPQFITFTHVTMESNKYTCVRETTLQNSIVIIEMSVPNQRRLCTYESKLLNPCFESDKVSLQTLKASDWHLEGAFDIFHSQPQIQAHTDSRHLEKLYNRYKGKLCPATWCFPESIFYPFAAPS; encoded by the exons ATGATCTCTGATGAGAGCTTGGAACTGATTGCCAAGTATTTCAAGAATTTCAATCTCTTTGTGCTTTCGTCCTGTGATGGATTCGGTACCGATGGCCTTGCCTCCATTGCGGCTAATTGCAGGTTCATCTCTCTGCTG CTTCCGAGTGTTGAGATTAATCCGCAATTCATAACATTTACGCATGTTACTATGGAGTCCAATAAGTACACATGTGTTCGAGAAACAACGCTGCAGAATAGTATTGTGATTATTGAAATGAGTGTGCCGAATCAACGCCGACTTTGCACCTATGAATCCAAACTCCTAAATCCTTGCTTTGAAAG TGATAAAGTCTCTCTGCAGACTCTGAAGGCGAGTGATTGGCATCTTGAAGGAGCATTTGATATATTCCACAGCCAGCCTCAGATTCAAGCACATACTGATTCTAGACATTTGGAGAAACTATACAATAGATATAAAGGCAAGTTATGTCCTGCCACTTGGTGTTTTCCTGAATCAATATTTTATCCTTTTGCTGCACCTTCATAA